Part of the Pelmatolapia mariae isolate MD_Pm_ZW linkage group LG3_W, Pm_UMD_F_2, whole genome shotgun sequence genome is shown below.
gcatgccttgcagaagtttttcctgtctcattttggcacagagtgtatttcctgtccctgcagtctacacagaaacatttaagattatTATATAGGAGcattgaaaaacatttaaaattatagattcaactccagtttaaagtggttcttcttggacctgtaataaagactaatataataccaatatgtttgaacatctgaatgcatctgAATGCGacatcactattaataatgaaatggtaatgatgattataaaaatagccaCAAAAATATCTTCCTCTTCCTGACAGTTCTCACGTGTTATAAGACGGGATTATTTCAATAAACCAAGGACATTTTGACTGATAATGATTTGTATCCTTCTGTAACTATACAGAATTGTACTGAGCTAACACCTCCAACATTTAAGGAGCAATAAGTCATTATAGGATGTGTTTGTGATCCTGACGCAGGGAAAAcagattgttgttgttgttcttgtttttcttcttcttcgtcttcttcttcttcttcttcctcttcttcatttttattggtggttggcaaacaactgaaaggtgcattaccgccaccaactggtatGGAGTGTGGTCTGGAACGtcactcaaaaaaacaaaaaaaaccctcaaaccCTTCCAAACAATTTCCCCTCttttaataactgaaataagGCCTGATAACTTTTACTTCCCAATTCCTTTTGCAACAAATCAATAAGATCCAGTTTGATTTTTATGTTACTGAGGTTTTGGATCAATTGTCTCCTCTCGACCTGATTCTTCTGACAATGCAATATGATATGTTCTATAGTTTCCTCTTCCCCACAGTAATCACATTTCCCTTTATTTTGTTTCCCTATCATGAATAATGTAGGGTTCAAACTCTTTCAAACTGTTCTATTCCAAGCTCTGTTTAGTAGTCTGTGTCCCAAACAAACTTGCCTCCTCTCTCCTGCTTCTCTCTCTGCCTGATCTTCCACCGCCAGCAACCGGGGTCCATTCACTAAAATCCATTCCATCATCCTCATCTACCTGAGACACCATTCCAGCCAGTCACACACCAGTTTATGGCAACTGCCAAAGTCCGTGATCCAAATCCATAGTCCAAAGTCAAAAACAATCCACTTAAACCATATGGTATGTCTGCCATCAAATATCCCGCCATCCTTCCCAAAGCTCATCCAGAATGCCTAATTGCCTCCACCTGTGCTTATAAATGGGACCAAAAACCAGCTCCGCCTACCAGGGGCAGTTCCCCAACTCAGGTCTCACCTATCACACTTAGAActgaagcttctcggatgaaatGGCTTcaaaaacttaaagaagtccagacattTTCtatccaagctccttagaataCTAACGCTTGCATcttttcaaaaatgaaattgaaagtgaattttgaataaaatgtgtttcttttctttctccctcagaGTGCAGACATGTCTACTGCCAGCAATCTGCGATCTGAAGATCAGTTTCTGTGCTCCATCTGTCTGGATGTGTTCACTGATCCAGTCACTACATCATGTGGACACAACttctgcaaaaactgcatatcTCAGCACTGGGACATGAATGTCATGTATCAGTGTCCCATGTGTAAAGAGACTTTCTGCACTAGACCTCAGCTGAGGGTCAACACCTTCATCTCTGAGATGGTTGCTCAGTTCAGACGTGAAGctcagcagaaagccagcagcagcagctcagagcaacAAGCTGCCAAACCAGGAGAAGTTCCCTGTGACATCTGCACTGGAACCAGACTGACAGCCGTGAAGTCCTGCCTGGTGTGTCTGACCTCCTACTGTCAGACTCACCTGGAGCCTCATCTGACAAAGGAAGGTctgaaaagacatcagctgattgAGGCTGTGAAGAACCTGGAAGGAAGGATGTGTACGAAGCATGATAAACCGCTGGAGCTGTTCTGTAAGACCGACCagacatgtgtctgtgtgttttgccCTGTTTTAGATCACAAAAACCACGAGTTTGTTCCTCTGAGAGAAGAATATGAAGGAAAGaaggcagagctggagaagacAGAGGCTGAGATTCAGCAGATGATCCAGAAGAGACGACTGAAGATTCAGGAGATCAAAGAGTCGGTGAAGATGAGTAAAgatgctgcagacagacagaaagcagaaggtgTTCAGGTCTTCACTGCTCTGAAGGAGTCTGTTGAGAGACGCCTGAAGGAGCTCATAAAGGAGAtcgaagacaaacaggaaacaacagagaaacaggctgaaggtctcatcaaagatctggaacaggaaatctctgagctgatgaagagaagctctgaggtggagcagctctcacgctctgaagaccacctccacctcctccaaagcTTCTCTTCCCTGAAAGCTGCTCTACCCACCAAGGACTGGACAGAGGTCAGAGTCCGTCCACCATCATATGAGGGGACTGTGGTGAGAGCTGTAGCTCAGCTGGAGGAGACAATCAGGAAACtcatgaagaagaagctgtttgaGGCTGAGCTGAAGAGGGTCCAGCAGCATGAGGTGGATGTGACTCTGGATCCTGATACAGCACATCCTAATCTCATCCTGTCTGATGATGGAAAACAAGTGTATGATAGTGATGTGAAGAAGAATCTTCCAGACAACCCAGAGAGATTTTCTTACTATGGTATTGTTTTAGGAGAGCAGAGTTTCTCATCAGGCAGATTTTACTTTGAGGTTCAGGTTAAAGGAAAGACTAAATGGGATATAGGAGTGGCCTCAGAGTCGATCAACAGGAAGGGACAAATCACACTGAGTCCTCAGGATGGTTTCTGGACTGTAGCGCTGAGAAATGGAAATGAGTACAAAGTTCTTGCGGGCCCTACAGTCCCCCTCTGTCTTCATCCGGGTCCTGAGAAGGTGGGGGTGTTTGTGGATTATGAGGAGGGTCTGGTCTCCTTTTATGATGTaggtgctgcagctctgatctaCTCCTTTATTGGCTGCTCCTTCACTCACAAACTCCACCCATTCTTCAATCCCTGTCTGAATGATGGTGGTAAAAACTCTGCCCCTCTGGTCATCTGTCCTGTCAACCAAACTGAGTTGATCAACGACTGATTTTATTTGATGAACAAATGAACATATTGAGTGTAAATCCTCTACAGTCTCCATGTTTTCTATTGGATCTGATTATCAGGACTCTGATTCACACATTCATCTGATTCTCATGGAATTTgatgcaaaaagaagaaaagttgaaTCAGGAAATGTTCCCACTAGTGTAGACTCGAGCTGAAGAGCAAATATCAGAGAATAAATGTCCAAAAGCTTCATTTTAAATGCTTTGAGTGAATACAGAATCATGTGTGGCTGTTATACGGAACattcagagttcagctgaggGGAGTTATGTTGGATAGAaagtggtttggttatttggcTCTGTGAGGATTTTTGTTCACTGAAAACTGATAAGACGGGATAATATTCAAAGAACTCTATAGAGATTCATACATCCATGTTCTCCacctggaggtgtggaggaGAAAGTAGCAGGTGGACCACAGATTGCTGCGTTCTTCCGGTACATCATTTTGATGTGATGGTTATATTTCCATGTTCTGATGATTTAGTCTAAAGACAAACAGAGAGTTGCCCCAAGGTGCTTTATcttgtaaggtaaaaaccctacaGTAAGTTCAAACATAAGCTTGAATGTGTTACTGATGTGTTACCAACACGCAGGAAGTTCTTAGAAATAAGTTAACCAGGTTTTTTTTTAGAGTTTGATCGATTGAAGCAGGGACTTTACTTCAGTCCTGTGATTTTACTGTAAACCCAACCAAGACACCTGCTAACAGGAAAAGAACATTTAGAGtcagagacaaaaaaataaaggtaaatGCTGTTTAATCAATATAGCGCATAATTAAATAAGCCAAACTGTCAAACTTCAGACAGCTGTGGCTGAACATGTATTTTCTTccacacaaatgcaaacaaaagcGAAGTGATTTCAAtgtaatactgaaaaagtaAGTGCTCTGTATAACAAGACTaaagtataaaaatgtaaactccATGCTGTCTTTTACTGTTAACAATCAACAAATCTCAAATCACAGAAGTGATGGTCTCACAGTAGAGTTCTATTAGAGAGTCCTGTTTTGTCCTCTgcctatattaaaaaaaaaagaagtttagtctaaggagcttggaaagaaaagtgtctggacttttttgagttgcttgaagacgtttcacctctcatccgagaagcttcttcagttctaagggtcaatggtggagagtcccagatttaaacccagtgggagtttcccccccaaagagggacaaaggaccccctgatgatcctctaatcacatgagccaaggtgtgaaagcgggtgtgggtcccaatcagccagggtttcgggtgagctcattgtgaaacctggccccacactatcatgtgatttactgaaGTCAGatggccatctgacctcaggaaatcaccacgcccactttcacaccttggctcatgtgattaggtagaggatcatcagggggtcctttgtccccctttgggggggaaactcccattaggtttaaatctgggactctccaccatttgacccttagaactgaagaagcttctcggatgagaggtgaaacgtcttcaagcaactcaaagaagtccagatgcttttctttccaaggtccttagactacgatgacctggatgatggagaaccttcacagacaaaaagAAGTTTAATTCtatccacccacccacacagccatccatccatccaacataTTTGAAAACAAGGAGTaaagaaatgtaaagaatattGTGGTGAGGCATGGTCGGCGGTGCCGTGCAGACGCACCTGCATGGCATCCACAATCACGCCCGCCATGTTAAAAACACGAAGAAGCAGGGGTTGTTGGGTATTGTGGTGTGTTGCATGTGCACGGCAAATAAAAATGGCTCAAAACAACAATCTGTAGTTCCTGCCAATCTGTGGGCCGTGCCTTATTCATGCCACAAATATGTTGTACAATCCATCTACAGACACACTACATTGTCCACCATGTGCATCGTTAAAAGTATGCACATGGTGCCAGGTTCCTTTATCCTCATtcgcaaaagcagcagcaagcTTTTTGACCGTTGGGTTGACAGGTTCTCAGcatagcttaaaaaaaaaggcacagagTTGCCAGTACTCCACCCCTCCATAGCGAATGCTGCATGCTTTGGCTCAGAGTTGCCAGGTTCTCAGCACAAACTGCCAGATTCCCAGCCCCTCATCCCTGCTTCGCAAAATCCTGCAGCAAACCTCAGCACCGGGTTGGCAGGCTCTCACCCACTCATTCCTCTTTCGCAAATTCTGCTCTTAACCTCGGGACCGAGTTGCCAGGTCTCCAGCCTCTCATCCCTCCTTGGCTAATCTCTGTAGCATATGTCCACTCATCCCTCCTCTGCTAAACTCTGCAGCAAGCGTCGGCACCGAGTTGACAGGTTTCCAGCCACTCATCTCTCCTACGCAAAATTCGGCAGCAAACGTCGGCACTGGGTTGCCAGGTTCCTTTATCCCTTTGTTCGTAAACGCAGCAGCAGCTTTTCTACCATTGGGTTGACAGTTCTCTGcatagacaaaaaaagaaagcacgAGTTGCCAGTTCTCCCTCCCTCCGTAGCAACTGCAGCATGCTTCCGCTCCGAGATGCTGGGTTGCCAGCCTCTCATCCCTCTTCGGCTGAATTCTGGCACTGGATTGCCAGGTTCCTTTATCCCTCATttgcaaaaacaacagaaagctTTTCTGCCATCGGGTTGCCAGTTCTCAGCGTagacttaattaattaattaattaatttaattaaacgGCACCGGGTTGCCAGGTCTTCCTTCATCCCCATTTGCAATGCAGTATCTAGCTTCCCTACTACTGAAATGCCAGTTTCTCAGCATCCATCATGGCGAAAATCAGCATGAATCCTTCTAGCCCCGATATCAAGTTCTCATTTCTCAGAATATTGAGGAtgagaacaaaaaacaaccatGGTTCCGAAGAGTTGGTCAAACAACGATTTTAATGAAACACACGCGAGGGGAGATGTACCCTGCAACATCAGCTGTAGATCTCCGcccaaaaatacacttcagattgTTTTTATAACGTCAGGGTTGGTTAACGCCCCTTCAGGCGTTGTACAAGAACCTAATTTGCATCTTAAGAACATCATTTGCATGTTTTATAGACAATGAGCAATTTTAAGAGATagatgcagacacagaagttcccctctctagcatcttcttccaaatatggtgatgatctcaggcctttgaggtccccatggacttgtcctcttCTTCTGTCCCAGATGTATTCCAACTTCCGCCCATAGTTGTTGATTTGAGCggattcttccctgatgtgtcCCAATATCcactcagagatgttattctgagtattcactgcagccgcaatTGCCTCCAAGCTCTTGACCACGTCCCCGTCTGTGAGCCCTTTCTGAAAACCCGCATCTCGTCCCGTCAATTCAATCTCAGCGGGCAGCTTTGTGGCAGTTTGGACAGCCagttccgctttcttaattctctgataagccagggccaagccagctccgatcagcaagaaccctgttatcatggttccgaataggtagatatcttcagcgtcctcgatcgacagtcccgtcaggcacacgatcctccaattctgccacccgtccatcgtgtatccggcagggaaggtccctccagggcactcgggctctcccgagcccagacttctcgttgagaagagggtgtcaatagcattcagagaccagttgatcaaatccatagttctctttaggtttttagacacagactgtgagagagtgttccagggaagtgATAGAAAAAAACACGAGACAAGAGAAGGACATAAGCGGTCGCGAGGTCTCAGAATCTGATCTGTGAGCAAAAGAGTGACAAGATCACGGAATTGAAGGTAAATAACATCATGGAAAAACTCGCAGCTATCCAACGGGTGATAGAGGGACCAGTGTCGGAGTGCTAAAAGaaacagctcgaaattctcatgagttgttgGAAGACAATCGCAATCATAATATGACTACCCTTCAggcgccagctgcgggctcaaggctggagccgatctAAACAATCCCTGATAACGACTATGCTGAGACTGTTCCTTCCCATcccatgcaaggccacctgggttggctggtagactgtttacttagcctggcagggcgaaggacactgtctccgctgaactatggacacgcatacacatacacttacactgataagCATACACtgatccccctccctttccaaacgccttcgatgcgtGTTTCCTGCATGGGAACACGGCGGGTCTATGTGCCGCGCTGGAATGATAGCGCTGTGCAGGGCGGCTGCTGTGTTCGCTTCGGATAACTCCTCACCCCCCACCCATCCCCATGGCTTGTCATGTCCTTAATAATGTTGTGCTGTGGACATTcatgtgcttttttgtgcagaggagtttttttgtttcctgttctcatgctgtcctaccatggaagcacagcatgagtaggggtctctttttttcctcttgtactttcccattgtaatgtacatttcaatgtttttctctaatgctaccaatctccgacctgtatccccatgtaatgtctgtgttgtatgtgtaaggtcgggggggtcccatttcactgcagggcaacctgcatgtgacgaataaagctttgattgattgattgattgattgattgattgattgattgtcaCCTGTTACTAGGCAAACTCGAGTGCAACATGttgctgaatacattcaggcctttgctcaggcCTGTTTCTTGATTATATGcactatatgtgttttgtaagcgtgtATGCGGTTTTACCTTCTATAGCTCCAAGTCACTTATACAATAGATTGTCTGGACATCGCGCCAAACAAAGCTTATAGCAAGTACAGTAGCAAGCTTCAGTACCGGGATGCCTGCTTCTCTTCCTCTATCCCTCCTATGCAAATACAGTAGCAAATGTTGGCCCCGAGATGCCAGCCTCTCTTGCTCTATCCCTCCTATCCCAATACAGTAGCAAGCTTTGGCAACGGGATGAcagcttctcttcctctttccctccTATGCAAATACAGTAGCAAGCTTTGGCACCGTGTTGCCTGGTTCTTATTTATCCCTCATTCGCATACTCAGCAGCAAGCTTTCTAATATAGAGTTGCCATTTTCTCTGCATTTATCACAGCAAAAGCAGGAGTGAATCCTTCTACTGCTGGGACGCCAGCAGCAGATGTTCCTTTCAGCACCAAAACACCAGGTTCTCTGTCTCTATTCCTTATTTGCAAAAAGCAGAAAACGTTCTTTGCACTGAGATGCCAGGTTCCATTCCCTAAGCAGCTTACCCTTCCATTACTGGATTGGCAGCTTCCGCCATCAGTCAcctgcaaaaaacccaaaagattCCTTTCACCAGGATACCAGTTTCTCCTTTTTGTCCAGTCTTCCACAAGATGTAGCAGTAAACTGTTCCGGCACCGAGGTGCCAGTTTCTCTGCTATCTTTCCTGCCTTCGCAAAGTACTGACGAACCTTCGTGGCACTGGGATGCCAGGTTCTGTCCTTGATCACTCCTTTTAAGACATCCAAACTGCGCCGTGTGCATAATttgttaggtttatattgttggattgacatttatgcttagaaacaTATACTCATTTATGCTTAGAGGTATATAATCAATGGTATAATGATAGAGgtctgatccttagtagtctgcaaaGACTCGGTGTGTCTTCCACAGTGTtcttgcatgcacacacatcctaaggtcatgagagaggtcgtaccttctcctACTGATTTATGGAGGAGGACAActactctgtatctgtttaagtataagagcccttAGTTTAGGTGGACCGCTGGACTCCAGGTACCAGCAGGTCTGGGGAGTCTTCAGAGGGTCACATATTGACCCCACACACATagtgtacacacatacacacacaaacacacacacacacacatacctacaCGTACGTACAGACTGGTACTCTTTGTTTATATGCATGCCTGTGtaagacgtcatatgttaatgagactatacatattcatgtaaccacattAAAGAGCAGTGCTACGGGGGAGCTAACTGAGAGTGACTGGGGTTTGAGCTGAAGGAACAGCGCtcgtcacagttctctccctcgTGCATGAGCAACACAAAAAGCACTGGTGGCGACACAATCCTTTGAGACCGCcctctaatgctgggcttacactgtgcgatttttggcccattttgagccgatttttgagtcgtgcgaacgttttggtgatcggcccgattttggccttcatcgtgcgtcgtgcatcgtgtagtatacgtggggtaacgagaagcgattaacacctcacgaccagctcccaatCGTCAATCGCTTGGTCGGGAGgatttcaaacctgtttgaaatcctcacactgcgcacgcggAAACACATAgacgtcggtgaaaaagacggagtagcacagcagtgcagcgtgtgatctggacacaagcgatggagacacttgtagaactttggaaagctcatccgagccttttcgatgtggcctcacaaaattatcacgaccacaacaaccgtgaaaatagttggatttacattgctgctcaatcacagctgcctgatcaatgtttttcattagcaatttagcaaagttgatggtggtggtgtgcgtgtctgtgtgagtgaaagacagagaggcagagcgagcgacagaatttctgttataaccttcattttatggacgcacagtgtgagcactcgggtcgcatcagagcatcgggccgtatagtgtgagaccctgcatcgtaacctatgaacttctaacccctgcgagtcaatcgtacagtttgagcaggagctgaatcgcgtgactgaaaaaatcgcacagtgtatgcccagctttagcCGACTCATGGTTCTGACTACGTCTAAACAGCTCATCATCTCCCATGAAGTTCAGTGGGCTAGCCCTCTGCTCTCTGATGATTTTGGGTGTTATTTTTATAGAAGACGACTTTCCTCTAATTAGTGTTTCAATTTATCAACCCTTCCCAATATGCTACTGTCACTTCTGTTCATTTCAGAAATAAGCACAGCAGTTATCACTACCTTATCTGAAGTGATTAACCAGCTAAGCACCCCCTCTCCATCTTCTACTCAAAGACAAGCTCACGCAAGCCTTACGAACCTCCAAGCTTCACGTCAAATCTCAAAATCCAGCATACTTCTCTGGCAGAGCTGCAGTTCAAAGTCGAGCCACGTCGCTACCTGATCGAGGGTTCCCCTCATCCACCTATTAAGATTTCCATTTTTCTCAATTTCCTTTGACCTCTTCTCCTGCCATTCCTTCCTAATTGTCAGAGCTGATCCACTCCACTCCATGGAATCCTGGACTACCTTATCGAGAGCTGTTCAGCTTTGCTAGCCTGCCACCAGTTATTTGTCTCTTCTTTGGGTGGCGAAGCCACTCGGCGTTCGCTCTCCCTACGCTTGGCTCTGTCCTgttcttctctcaccccaaccagtcgcagcagatggctgcccctccctgagcatggttctgccggagg
Proteins encoded:
- the LOC134646881 gene encoding E3 ubiquitin-protein ligase TRIM39-like, coding for MSTASNLRSEDQFLCSICLDVFTDPVTTSCGHNFCKNCISQHWDMNVMYQCPMCKETFCTRPQLRVNTFISEMVAQFRREAQQKASSSSSEQQAAKPGEVPCDICTGTRLTAVKSCLVCLTSYCQTHLEPHLTKEGLKRHQLIEAVKNLEGRMCTKHDKPLELFCKTDQTCVCVFCPVLDHKNHEFVPLREEYEGKKAELEKTEAEIQQMIQKRRLKIQEIKESVKMSKDAADRQKAEGVQVFTALKESVERRLKELIKEIEDKQETTEKQAEGLIKDLEQEISELMKRSSEVEQLSRSEDHLHLLQSFSSLKAALPTKDWTEVRVRPPSYEGTVVRAVAQLEETIRKLMKKKLFEAELKRVQQHEVDVTLDPDTAHPNLILSDDGKQVYDSDVKKNLPDNPERFSYYGIVLGEQSFSSGRFYFEVQVKGKTKWDIGVASESINRKGQITLSPQDGFWTVALRNGNEYKVLAGPTVPLCLHPGPEKVGVFVDYEEGLVSFYDVGAAALIYSFIGCSFTHKLHPFFNPCLNDGGKNSAPLVICPVNQTELIND